Proteins encoded together in one Bacteroidota bacterium window:
- a CDS encoding thioesterase family protein, translating to MIDYVYQHRVRYRECDPMGVVYHAHYVDYFEAARTEALRAHGLAYKTLEETGIIMPVVELSVRYHRPARYDDLLEITVSIAEPDTRAETTYEVRRAGEERVLVSGAVTLCFLDTAQGRTVRAPQVVLDAFARATAPA from the coding sequence ATGATCGACTACGTCTACCAGCACCGGGTGCGGTACCGCGAGTGCGACCCGATGGGCGTCGTCTACCACGCGCACTACGTGGACTACTTCGAGGCGGCGCGGACCGAGGCGCTGCGCGCGCACGGCCTGGCCTACAAGACCCTCGAAGAGACCGGCATCATCATGCCCGTCGTGGAACTCTCGGTCCGCTACCACCGCCCGGCGCGCTACGACGACCTGCTGGAGATCACCGTCTCCATCGCCGAGCCGGACACGCGTGCGGAGACCACCTACGAGGTCCGGCGGGCGGGCGAGGAGCGGGTGCTTGTCTCCGGGGCGGTCACGCTCTGCTTCCTCGACACGGCGCAGGGCCGGACGGTCCGCGCACCGCAGGTCGTCCTCGACGCCTTCGCGCGCGCCACCGCGCCGGCATGA
- a CDS encoding choice-of-anchor B family protein, translating into MPRTIFLLFVLLGSTAVLAQPDPALTEAPQAAAWRAAMGHAEAPGPSAAGRTTEDFNMTLLGTLGPATDRYGDIWGWVDPATNREYALLTGRDNGLFVIDVTDDAPVQTGFVPGLASSGGSLDAKDVKTYGSYAYLVNERAPLQIIDLADPTDPVQVGTLDVQPGVSSGGSHNILVKGDYLYVIGGRSPGGLRIYSLADPAAPAFAGGIAGTDGQTYYHDIDIVGEVLYAAAIYDQGIDILDISDKANPTVTANFQYAAVNQGAHNICATEDGSHLFVGDEIGSERHTRGFDVRDPFDVEQVSTIIINPNPSQPVHNCYVRDDLLYIAAYADGVRVYDVSDPGDPEAVGAYDTYLGTETGFRGAWTIYPYLPSGKLIVSDKDTGLYVLRLGEPPVDAEDDAQPADVFALGASYPNPTTGAMTVPFALGEAAHVRLAVYDVLGREVAVLADGLMAAGDHAILFDGDALPNGAYVARLDVAGSVQTRPFTLLR; encoded by the coding sequence ATGCCGCGCACCATCTTTCTCCTTTTCGTGCTCCTGGGCAGCACCGCCGTACTCGCCCAGCCCGACCCCGCCCTCACCGAAGCGCCGCAGGCCGCCGCGTGGCGCGCAGCGATGGGCCACGCCGAGGCTCCCGGCCCCAGCGCCGCCGGACGGACGACCGAAGACTTCAACATGACGCTGCTCGGCACCCTCGGCCCGGCCACCGACCGGTACGGCGACATCTGGGGCTGGGTGGACCCGGCGACGAACCGGGAGTACGCCCTGCTCACCGGCCGCGACAACGGGCTGTTCGTGATCGACGTGACGGACGACGCCCCAGTGCAGACGGGCTTCGTGCCGGGCCTCGCGTCGTCGGGCGGTAGCCTGGACGCGAAGGACGTGAAGACCTACGGCTCCTACGCCTACCTCGTCAACGAGCGTGCGCCGCTGCAGATCATCGACCTCGCCGACCCGACCGACCCGGTGCAGGTGGGGACGCTCGACGTGCAGCCGGGCGTCTCCAGCGGAGGGTCGCACAACATCCTCGTCAAGGGCGACTACCTCTACGTCATCGGCGGGCGCTCGCCGGGCGGCCTCCGCATCTACAGCCTCGCCGACCCCGCGGCCCCGGCCTTCGCCGGCGGCATCGCCGGCACCGACGGGCAGACGTACTACCACGACATAGACATCGTCGGGGAGGTGCTCTACGCCGCGGCGATCTACGACCAGGGCATCGACATCCTCGACATCTCGGACAAGGCCAACCCGACGGTCACGGCGAACTTCCAGTACGCCGCCGTCAACCAGGGCGCGCACAACATCTGCGCGACCGAGGACGGGAGCCACCTCTTCGTCGGCGACGAGATCGGGAGCGAACGGCACACGCGCGGCTTCGACGTGCGCGACCCGTTCGACGTGGAGCAGGTCTCGACGATCATCATCAACCCGAACCCGAGCCAGCCCGTCCACAACTGCTACGTCCGGGACGACCTCCTCTACATCGCCGCCTACGCCGACGGCGTCCGCGTCTACGACGTGAGCGACCCCGGCGACCCCGAGGCGGTCGGTGCCTACGACACCTACCTCGGCACCGAGACCGGCTTCCGGGGTGCCTGGACGATCTACCCTTACCTCCCCTCGGGCAAGCTGATCGTCTCGGACAAAGACACCGGCCTCTACGTGCTTCGCCTCGGCGAACCCCCCGTCGATGCCGAGGACGATGCCCAGCCAGCCGACGTCTTCGCACTCGGCGCGAGCTATCCCAACCCGACGACGGGGGCGATGACGGTGCCGTTCGCTCTCGGCGAGGCCGCCCACGTCCGCCTCGCGGTCTACGATGTCCTCGGCCGCGAGGTCGCCGTCCTCGCCGACGGGCTTATGGCGGCGGGCGATCACGCGATACTCTTCGACGGGGACGCCCTCCCGAACGGTGCCTACGTCGCGCGCCTCGACGTGGCAGGCTCCGTGCAGACGCGCCCCTTCACGCTTCTGCGCTAG
- a CDS encoding acetyl-CoA carboxylase carboxyltransferase subunit alpha, with protein MHLLDFEKPLYELEEKLRELRSFNAEDGSVDLSPQIEALEARAETLRVSIYQGLTRWQRVQLARHPERPYTLDYISGFVRGFRELHGDRLFGDDRALVGGLGRFEGSRWGSRDRTVMVIGQQKGRDTKSRKFRNFGMPNPEGYRKALRLMRMAAKFGKPIITLLDTPGAFPGLEAEERGQAEAIARNLMVMARLPVPIVIVVIGEGASGGALGIGVGDRILMLENAWYSVISPESCSQILWRSWDYKEEAARALKLTAPDLVEQGIVDTIVPEPAGGAHRNPQAAFDATGAAITEALDHLDGLDTDTLLAERLAKFDGMGTGAIAVS; from the coding sequence ATGCACCTCCTCGACTTCGAGAAGCCGCTCTACGAGCTAGAGGAAAAGCTCCGCGAGCTCCGGTCCTTCAACGCCGAGGACGGGAGCGTCGACCTCTCGCCGCAGATCGAGGCGCTCGAAGCCCGGGCCGAGACCCTCCGCGTCTCGATCTACCAGGGCCTCACGCGGTGGCAGCGCGTCCAGCTCGCCCGCCACCCCGAGCGGCCCTACACGCTCGACTACATCAGCGGCTTCGTGCGCGGCTTCCGCGAGCTCCACGGCGACCGCCTCTTCGGCGACGACCGCGCCCTCGTCGGCGGCCTCGGCCGGTTCGAGGGGAGCCGCTGGGGCTCGCGCGACCGGACGGTGATGGTGATCGGCCAGCAGAAGGGGCGCGACACCAAGAGCCGCAAGTTCCGCAACTTCGGGATGCCTAACCCCGAGGGCTACCGCAAGGCCCTCCGCCTGATGCGCATGGCGGCCAAGTTCGGCAAGCCGATCATCACCCTTCTCGACACGCCGGGCGCGTTCCCCGGCCTCGAAGCCGAGGAGCGCGGCCAGGCCGAAGCCATCGCCCGCAACCTGATGGTGATGGCCCGCCTCCCGGTGCCGATCGTCATCGTGGTGATCGGCGAAGGTGCCAGCGGCGGCGCGCTCGGCATCGGCGTCGGCGACCGGATTCTGATGCTCGAGAACGCGTGGTACTCGGTGATCTCGCCCGAGAGCTGCTCGCAGATTCTGTGGCGGAGTTGGGACTACAAGGAGGAGGCCGCCCGCGCCCTCAAGCTGACCGCCCCAGACCTCGTCGAGCAGGGCATTGTCGACACGATCGTGCCCGAGCCGGCCGGCGGCGCGCACCGCAACCCACAAGCCGCCTTCGACGCCACCGGCGCAGCCATCACCGAAGCGCTCGACCACCTCGACGGTCTCGACACGGACACCCTCCTCGCCGAACGCCTCGCCAAGTTCGACGGCATGGGTACCGGCGCTATCGCGGTGTCGTAG
- the plsY gene encoding glycerol-3-phosphate 1-O-acyltransferase PlsY yields MLTLLVILTLSYLIGSIPTSILAARWLRGIDIRQHGSGNAGATNVFRTLGKGPGMAVMAIDLLKGVLAVALGKYLRVGAEPAFFHPNETGWLMVIAGAAAVLGHIYTVYAGFKGGKGVATGAGVVVALAPVPVLVGLGLFTIIVATTRYVSLASMAAAASLPLTQVVREAVFGVDVSAPTMWFCIVVPFLIFFTHRANIGRLLHGTESRVGAKKG; encoded by the coding sequence ATGCTTACCCTTCTCGTTATCCTCACCCTCAGCTACCTCATCGGGTCGATCCCGACGAGCATCCTCGCCGCGCGCTGGCTGCGCGGGATCGACATCCGGCAGCACGGCAGCGGCAACGCGGGGGCGACGAACGTCTTCCGCACGCTCGGCAAAGGCCCGGGCATGGCCGTGATGGCGATCGACCTGCTGAAAGGCGTTCTGGCAGTCGCGCTCGGGAAGTACCTGCGGGTAGGCGCGGAGCCTGCGTTCTTCCACCCTAACGAGACCGGCTGGCTGATGGTCATTGCCGGCGCGGCGGCCGTGCTCGGCCACATCTACACGGTCTACGCTGGGTTCAAGGGAGGGAAGGGTGTCGCGACGGGCGCGGGTGTAGTTGTCGCCCTCGCGCCAGTCCCGGTCCTCGTTGGCCTGGGCCTGTTCACGATCATTGTGGCGACGACGCGCTACGTCTCGCTCGCATCGATGGCGGCGGCGGCCTCGCTCCCGCTGACGCAGGTCGTGCGCGAGGCTGTATTCGGGGTAGACGTGTCGGCCCCGACGATGTGGTTCTGCATCGTGGTGCCGTTCCTGATCTTCTTCACGCACCGCGCCAACATCGGGCGGCTGCTGCACGGGACCGAGAGCCGCGTCGGGGCAAAGAAAGGCTAG
- a CDS encoding ABC transporter ATP-binding protein produces the protein MSFALSVRNLTKTFDSGSRRLTVLDDVSFDLADGATCAVVGPSGSGKTTLLGLAAGLDRPTSGTVELCGERLDALDEDERSRVRGESVGFIFQQFRLIPTLTALENVTVPLELRGVRGDAEAERLLARVGLGDRTHHYPTQLSGGEQQRVALARAFINRPRILFADEPTGNLDTETSETVEALLFDLNAEAGTALVVVTHDLDLAARTERVLRLRGGRLVGDEVTERYSGVGGVERVGGMKEEAPRSASG, from the coding sequence GTGTCGTTCGCTCTTTCCGTTCGCAACCTCACCAAGACCTTCGACAGCGGGAGCCGTCGCCTGACCGTCCTCGACGATGTATCGTTCGACCTCGCCGACGGGGCGACGTGCGCGGTCGTGGGCCCCAGCGGGAGCGGTAAGACGACGCTCCTCGGCCTCGCGGCCGGCCTCGACCGGCCGACCTCGGGCACGGTCGAGCTGTGCGGCGAGCGGCTCGATGCCCTCGACGAAGACGAGCGCTCGCGCGTGCGCGGGGAGTCCGTCGGGTTCATCTTCCAGCAGTTCCGGCTGATCCCGACGCTGACCGCGCTGGAGAACGTGACGGTCCCGCTCGAGCTGCGCGGCGTGCGCGGCGACGCCGAGGCGGAGCGGCTGCTGGCGCGCGTCGGTCTCGGCGACCGGACGCACCACTACCCGACGCAGCTCTCCGGCGGCGAGCAGCAGCGCGTCGCCCTCGCCCGGGCCTTCATCAATCGCCCCCGCATCCTCTTCGCCGACGAGCCGACCGGCAACCTCGACACCGAGACCAGCGAGACCGTCGAGGCCCTCCTCTTCGACCTCAACGCCGAGGCCGGCACCGCGCTCGTCGTCGTCACCCACGACCTCGACCTCGCCGCGCGCACCGAGCGGGTCTTGCGGCTGAGAGGGGGTCGGCTCGTGGGGGATGAGGTGACGGAAAGATATAGTGGCGTGGGAGGAGTGGAGAGAGTGGGAGGAATGAAGGAGGAGGCACCTCGCTCCGCCTCCGGCTAA
- a CDS encoding SPOR domain-containing protein, with protein sequence MLRLLAFGLLLTALPVAAQDDVSINASEQARAVRYDPGATGHATASGEPYNPERTTLAHPTLPFGTLVDLTNPANGETVTVRVNDRVPAPDRPSVRVSARAADRLGLGARGGDVVLRLGEDELALLRVRALREKERAQAEGASPPVAQAASRGFTVQLASFSDEGRAAARADDLRGAWVLPVTVDGARVYRVCYGVFPTAESAAAGQARLAARGIDGFVKSLDAPPSRTTSESGRL encoded by the coding sequence ATGCTCCGCCTCCTCGCCTTCGGCCTGCTCTTGACGGCGCTGCCCGTCGCCGCGCAAGACGATGTCTCGATCAATGCCTCGGAGCAAGCGCGGGCCGTCCGCTACGATCCCGGTGCCACCGGCCACGCGACGGCCAGCGGCGAGCCCTACAACCCGGAGCGCACCACGCTCGCTCACCCGACCCTCCCGTTCGGCACCCTCGTCGACCTGACGAACCCGGCCAACGGCGAGACGGTCACCGTCCGGGTCAACGACCGCGTCCCCGCCCCGGACCGGCCGAGCGTGCGGGTCTCCGCTCGCGCCGCCGACCGCCTAGGTCTGGGCGCGCGCGGCGGCGACGTGGTGCTGCGGCTCGGCGAGGACGAACTCGCCCTGCTGCGCGTCCGCGCCCTGCGCGAGAAGGAGCGGGCTCAGGCGGAGGGCGCCTCGCCCCCGGTTGCCCAGGCCGCGTCTCGCGGATTTACCGTGCAACTGGCCTCGTTCTCCGACGAGGGGCGCGCCGCCGCGCGGGCCGACGACCTGCGCGGTGCGTGGGTGCTGCCGGTGACCGTGGACGGCGCGCGCGTCTACCGGGTCTGCTACGGCGTCTTCCCCACCGCCGAGAGCGCCGCGGCCGGCCAGGCCCGCCTCGCCGCACGCGGCATCGACGGCTTCGTCAAGTCGCTCGACGCGCCGCCGTCTCGGACAACGAGCGAGAGCGGCCGGCTGTAG
- a CDS encoding ATP-binding protein, whose product MPLPSSEATPGLRTYRVVSLLAAALAPVFGYLYHWNDPAAVDPLWMRWLVGVLPLALAAGSYVSAWVRAHLEVLAAAIVCVMVSWFGVVTALNDLAPEYVLGYLFVVVMISIATPETSTLPMAFGLALYTVGVAAAAVLAAGAPATNPWFFMVCVVCTAVTICIGLWLRHGVRQRAQASETLYRTVFESTTDGLSLTDAETGRFLEANSAYLTLTGYTLAELRALTIPDVVVAPERFTKHELDTALNDRQLAVGEQQHRRKDGTLVDLKVGVRLIERDGQAVFCTTAHDLTEQKRVDAEKARAQAQAETMLRMKSTILDTMGHELRTPLAGILGFTEILAEEVTDEQRDLAQAVQQNAHRLSDTLSALLDLAQLRSGEAKMHIEVVDVAEVAGEVADLFRHRTESKGLDFRAEIASPARAQLDREALHRLLSHLLSNAVKFTDEGAVRLTVGADEQRVVLRVIDTGIGMDAADVPALFDAFEQASTGLSRTHEGTGLGLPITKQLIDLLGGRVEVQSVPGAGTTFTVSFDRTWASVEDAPERPRPAARLAPSPGAPSPPAS is encoded by the coding sequence ATGCCGCTCCCTTCCTCCGAGGCTACCCCAGGGCTTCGCACGTACCGCGTGGTGAGCCTCCTGGCTGCGGCGCTGGCCCCGGTCTTCGGGTACCTCTACCACTGGAACGACCCGGCGGCCGTGGACCCGCTCTGGATGCGCTGGCTGGTGGGGGTTCTGCCGCTCGCCCTTGCAGCCGGCAGCTACGTCAGCGCGTGGGTGCGGGCGCACCTCGAGGTGCTCGCCGCGGCCATCGTCTGCGTGATGGTCTCGTGGTTCGGGGTGGTCACGGCGCTCAACGACCTCGCGCCGGAGTACGTGCTCGGCTACCTGTTCGTCGTTGTGATGATCAGCATCGCCACGCCGGAGACGAGCACGCTGCCGATGGCGTTCGGGCTCGCGCTCTACACGGTCGGCGTGGCCGCCGCCGCTGTGCTGGCCGCAGGCGCTCCGGCCACGAACCCCTGGTTCTTCATGGTCTGCGTGGTCTGCACGGCGGTGACCATCTGCATCGGCCTCTGGCTCCGGCACGGGGTGCGGCAGCGGGCTCAGGCCAGCGAGACTCTGTACCGCACAGTCTTCGAGAGCACCACCGACGGGCTCTCTCTGACCGACGCCGAGACCGGCCGCTTCTTGGAGGCCAACAGCGCCTACCTCACGCTGACGGGCTACACGCTCGCCGAGCTGCGCGCCCTCACGATCCCGGACGTAGTCGTCGCGCCGGAGCGGTTCACCAAGCACGAACTCGACACGGCCCTGAACGACCGGCAGCTTGCCGTCGGCGAGCAGCAGCACCGCCGCAAGGACGGCACCCTGGTAGACCTGAAGGTCGGGGTGCGCCTCATCGAGCGCGACGGGCAGGCCGTCTTCTGCACGACGGCCCACGACCTCACGGAGCAGAAGCGGGTCGATGCCGAGAAGGCGCGGGCCCAGGCCCAGGCCGAGACGATGCTCCGCATGAAGTCGACCATCCTCGACACGATGGGTCACGAGCTGCGGACCCCGCTGGCAGGCATCCTCGGCTTCACCGAGATTCTCGCGGAGGAAGTCACGGACGAGCAGCGCGACCTCGCGCAGGCCGTCCAGCAGAACGCGCACCGCCTGAGCGATACCCTCAGCGCCCTCCTCGACCTGGCCCAGCTTCGGAGCGGCGAGGCCAAGATGCACATCGAGGTTGTGGACGTGGCCGAGGTGGCCGGCGAGGTCGCCGACCTGTTCCGCCACCGCACCGAGTCGAAGGGACTTGACTTCCGCGCAGAGATTGCGTCCCCGGCCCGCGCCCAGCTCGACCGCGAGGCCCTGCACCGGCTGCTGAGTCACCTGCTGTCGAACGCGGTGAAGTTCACCGACGAGGGGGCCGTCCGCCTCACGGTCGGGGCCGACGAGCAGCGCGTCGTCCTCCGCGTCATCGACACCGGCATCGGGATGGACGCAGCCGACGTACCGGCCCTGTTCGACGCCTTCGAGCAGGCGTCCACGGGCCTCAGCCGCACCCATGAGGGGACCGGCCTCGGCCTCCCGATCACGAAGCAGCTCATCGACCTGCTGGGCGGACGGGTGGAGGTCCAGAGCGTGCCCGGCGCGGGGACCACCTTTACGGTCAGCTTCGACCGGACGTGGGCCAGCGTGGAGGACGCGCCGGAACGCCCGCGCCCGGCAGCCCGCCTCGCCCCTTCCCCAGGTGCCCCCAGTCCTCCGGCAAGCTGA
- the nadC gene encoding carboxylating nicotinate-nucleotide diphosphorylase translates to MSAPDLAELDALIERALAEDVGPGDVTTLATIPAGQLAEATFLAKEDGVLAGLAVAERVFDKVSGANFALAWTQHDGEVVEAGTRFGTLRGEARDILVGERLALNLMQRMSGIATATRQMVEAAGPGTRVLDTRKTAPGLRALDKWAVRLGGGTNHRTGLFDMFLIKDNHIAAAGGIRPAIEAARAYRTAHAPGLAIEIETRTLDEVDEVLAAGGVDRVLLDNMVRLADDGTVDAAMLREAVARLAGRFETEASGNVTLATVPAIAAAGVDFVSSGALTHSVRALDISLKVELAQ, encoded by the coding sequence ATGAGCGCTCCCGACCTCGCCGAACTCGACGCGCTCATCGAGCGGGCTCTCGCAGAAGACGTCGGCCCCGGCGACGTGACGACGCTCGCCACGATTCCCGCCGGTCAGTTGGCCGAGGCCACGTTCCTCGCCAAAGAGGACGGGGTCCTCGCCGGGCTTGCCGTCGCCGAGCGGGTGTTCGACAAGGTGTCCGGTGCCAATTTTGCCCTCGCGTGGACACAGCACGATGGCGAGGTTGTGGAGGCGGGCACGCGGTTCGGGACGCTCCGAGGCGAGGCGCGGGACATCCTCGTCGGGGAGCGGCTGGCGCTGAACCTGATGCAGCGCATGAGCGGCATCGCGACCGCGACGCGGCAGATGGTGGAGGCCGCTGGGCCGGGCACCCGCGTTCTCGACACGCGCAAGACGGCCCCCGGCTTGCGGGCGCTCGACAAGTGGGCCGTCCGCCTCGGCGGCGGGACGAACCACCGCACGGGCCTCTTCGACATGTTCCTCATCAAGGACAACCACATCGCCGCTGCCGGGGGGATCCGCCCGGCCATCGAAGCCGCCCGCGCCTACCGCACCGCGCACGCCCCCGGCCTCGCCATCGAGATCGAGACGCGGACGCTGGACGAGGTAGACGAGGTGCTCGCCGCGGGCGGCGTGGACCGGGTACTGCTCGACAACATGGTCCGCCTTGCCGACGACGGGACTGTAGATGCGGCGATGCTGCGCGAGGCCGTCGCGCGCCTCGCGGGCCGGTTCGAGACCGAGGCCTCGGGCAACGTGACGCTCGCCACCGTGCCCGCGATTGCCGCGGCGGGCGTGGACTTCGTCTCGTCGGGCGCGCTCACCCACTCCGTCCGCGCCCTCGACATCTCGCTGAAGGTCGAGCTGGCACAGTAG
- a CDS encoding glycosyltransferase, producing the protein MHGPPASPPRPALHAARATDVVDVSVVIVNYNVREFLEQALGSVERASASLSVETFVVDNNSVDGSVAMVRERFPGVRVVANEENVGFARANNQAIREAKGRYLLILNPDTLVQEDTLRSLVAFMDAHPEAGAAGCRILNPDGTSAPESRRAFPTPSVALYRMLGLSRLFPKSRTFGRYNMTYLPIDEVCEVDALSGSCMMVRRAALYEHAALSGDGAPGSGAGLFDEEFFMYGEDLDWCFRIQQAGWKIYYTPDTQIIHYKGECTRKGELRYVRLFYGAMLKFTEKHFAGSHSRALASVIRGGILARAGMSMAAKALAALAVPVLDFGLALLVGMVVALGWSAQQGIAFDGLYYTALVPAYALAAVLGIAAGGGYRRGRRYPLRPVLSGIGVAFLAVTTFSFFVKSVAFSRATILLGFFLVAVLLTAWRLVANRRQHGNRRALLVGSAGEAGRLRGLLARRIDPPVRLVGFVGAAEQAAGVERLGAVRHLRDLVRLREIDDVIFAADSLTNTAILQHMRRLRDLPVQFKILTQGQDRIIGKASIDDFSTPLREAERFVAPLRSPLARRAVEMPVALLGALLHPLIRLGVRFRPHGRLRRLAAATARMPSVLAGRRALIGYDAAQAHPPKAWGLRPGVVSILDTLVAPPEDIVEAHRAYWFYARNQSAALDFEILLRALFRKM; encoded by the coding sequence ATGCACGGACCCCCCGCCTCCCCGCCTCGCCCCGCGCTGCACGCCGCGCGCGCCACCGACGTGGTGGACGTGTCGGTCGTGATCGTGAACTACAACGTACGCGAGTTTCTGGAGCAGGCGCTCGGATCGGTCGAGCGCGCCTCGGCGAGCCTGTCGGTAGAGACGTTTGTCGTGGACAACAACTCGGTAGACGGGTCCGTGGCGATGGTCCGCGAGCGCTTCCCAGGCGTCCGGGTCGTGGCCAACGAGGAGAACGTCGGGTTCGCGCGGGCCAACAACCAGGCTATCCGCGAGGCGAAGGGGCGCTACCTGCTCATCCTCAACCCGGACACGCTCGTGCAGGAGGACACCCTCCGCTCGCTCGTCGCGTTCATGGACGCGCACCCCGAGGCCGGCGCGGCCGGCTGCCGGATCCTCAACCCCGACGGCACGTCTGCGCCCGAGAGCCGTCGCGCCTTCCCGACCCCCTCGGTGGCGCTCTACCGGATGCTCGGGCTCTCGCGCCTCTTCCCGAAGAGCCGCACGTTCGGGCGCTACAACATGACCTACCTCCCGATCGACGAGGTGTGCGAGGTCGACGCGCTCTCCGGCTCCTGCATGATGGTGCGCCGCGCGGCGCTCTACGAGCACGCCGCCCTGTCCGGCGATGGTGCCCCCGGCAGCGGTGCCGGGCTGTTCGACGAGGAGTTCTTCATGTACGGTGAGGACCTCGACTGGTGCTTCCGCATCCAGCAGGCCGGCTGGAAGATCTACTACACGCCCGACACCCAGATCATCCACTACAAGGGGGAGTGTACGCGCAAGGGCGAACTCCGCTACGTCCGCCTCTTCTACGGGGCGATGCTCAAGTTCACCGAGAAGCACTTCGCCGGCAGCCACTCCCGCGCGCTGGCCAGCGTGATCCGCGGCGGGATCCTGGCGCGGGCCGGGATGAGCATGGCCGCGAAGGCCCTCGCCGCGCTCGCGGTGCCCGTCCTCGACTTCGGCCTCGCGCTCCTCGTCGGCATGGTGGTGGCGCTGGGGTGGTCGGCGCAGCAGGGCATCGCGTTCGACGGGCTCTACTACACGGCGCTCGTCCCGGCCTACGCGCTCGCCGCCGTGCTCGGGATCGCGGCCGGCGGCGGCTACCGGCGCGGCCGGCGCTACCCGCTCCGGCCTGTGCTCTCGGGCATCGGCGTGGCCTTCCTCGCGGTGACGACGTTCTCGTTCTTCGTCAAGAGCGTAGCCTTCTCGCGGGCGACGATCCTGCTCGGGTTCTTCCTCGTCGCGGTCCTGCTCACGGCCTGGCGGCTCGTCGCCAACCGGCGGCAGCACGGCAACCGGCGCGCGCTCCTCGTCGGCAGCGCGGGCGAGGCGGGCCGGCTGCGCGGCCTGCTGGCGCGGCGCATCGACCCGCCGGTCCGGCTCGTCGGCTTCGTCGGCGCGGCCGAGCAGGCAGCGGGCGTCGAGCGCCTCGGGGCCGTGCGCCACCTCCGCGACCTCGTCCGGCTGCGCGAGATCGACGACGTGATCTTCGCCGCCGACAGCCTGACCAACACGGCCATCCTCCAGCACATGCGGCGGCTGCGCGACCTGCCGGTGCAGTTCAAGATTCTCACCCAGGGCCAGGACCGCATCATCGGCAAGGCCTCGATCGACGACTTCTCGACGCCGCTGCGCGAGGCCGAGCGCTTCGTGGCCCCGCTGCGCTCGCCGCTGGCGCGCCGCGCGGTCGAGATGCCGGTGGCCCTTCTCGGTGCCCTCCTCCACCCGCTCATTCGGCTCGGCGTCCGGTTCCGTCCGCACGGGCGGCTGCGGCGCCTCGCCGCGGCGACGGCCCGGATGCCGTCGGTGCTCGCCGGGCGGCGCGCGCTGATCGGCTACGATGCCGCCCAGGCCCATCCCCCGAAGGCGTGGGGCCTCCGCCCCGGCGTCGTCTCGATCCTCGACACGCTCGTGGCCCCGCCGGAGGACATCGTCGAGGCGCACCGGGCGTACTGGTTCTACGCCCGCAACCAGTCCGCCGCACTCGACTTCGAAATCCTCCTGCGCGCCCTCTTCCGCAAAATGTGA
- a CDS encoding arylesterase, with product MRFALSACLLFALAACSSPDPAEAPPVAEPAAVTTTAEADSGAVTVVYLGDSLTAGYGLPQGADQAYPALIDAKADSLGIAVRTVNAGISGDTSAGGLRRIDWLAGRQQIDVLVLALGANDGLRGLPTDALQANLEAMIERARTSNPDVRVVLAGMMVPTNMGTGYAERFAEVFPAVAREQGVELVPFLLDRVGGVPALNQPDGVHPTTAGQRIMAETVWRVLGPVLNDARVEA from the coding sequence ATGCGCTTCGCTCTATCTGCCTGCCTGCTCTTCGCCCTCGCCGCCTGCTCGTCGCCGGACCCGGCAGAGGCTCCGCCCGTCGCCGAGCCAGCCGCCGTGACGACGACCGCCGAAGCCGACAGCGGCGCGGTGACGGTCGTCTACCTCGGCGACTCGCTCACGGCGGGCTATGGGTTGCCGCAGGGCGCGGACCAGGCCTACCCGGCGCTCATCGACGCCAAGGCGGACTCGCTCGGGATCGCGGTCCGCACCGTCAACGCCGGCATCAGCGGCGACACATCGGCCGGCGGCCTGCGGCGGATCGACTGGCTCGCGGGGCGGCAGCAGATCGACGTGCTCGTCCTCGCGCTCGGGGCCAACGACGGCCTGCGCGGGCTCCCCACCGACGCCCTGCAGGCCAACCTGGAAGCGATGATCGAGCGCGCCCGCACGTCGAACCCCGACGTACGCGTCGTCCTCGCCGGCATGATGGTGCCGACCAACATGGGCACCGGCTACGCAGAGCGCTTCGCCGAGGTCTTCCCGGCTGTCGCCCGCGAGCAGGGCGTGGAGCTCGTCCCGTTCCTCCTCGACCGGGTAGGCGGTGTCCCGGCCCTCAACCAGCCCGACGGCGTCCACCCGACCACGGCCGGCCAGCGCATCATGGCCGAGACCGTCTGGCGGGTCCTCGGCCCGGTCCTGAACGACGCGCGCGTCGAGGCCTAG